One window from the genome of Dermacentor silvarum isolate Dsil-2018 chromosome 5, BIME_Dsil_1.4, whole genome shotgun sequence encodes:
- the LOC119454128 gene encoding uncharacterized protein LOC119454128, whose translation MAKMWEFDAFLEDGDKDFASYVERFEHYCEVANVQEEKLKKSAFIMAIGKNAYKTLKDLLLPATPAEKSLEDLVKVLSDHYEPASRIIAERFRFNRRYQAEGETVATFAVALKHLAAKCKYGTFLDDALRDRFVAGLRNPAIQTGLLKKKELSFESACDFAKSVEMAEQESRGFRPGSGTEADVHAIRKTGRKAAFAGKPGKQYEATKTKCHRCGQEHDASSCRYRKARCYSCKRTGHLARVCGQRPPGAGKIHAVADQQEDNEMMLYAVHHAGLAKQPYQVELMLGRKRVQMQVDTGAAVSLISEDLWKQLVNPPPLTPSTVKLKTYGGAPLEVKGQAEVPVEYNGQRKILPVVVVPGNKPALLGRDWIENLDVDLNGIHTVQAELTADNLVKRCRLQRMPGTCRSSPAALREARRQIFLRSNAVQHVKTPPYHPASNGAAERLVQTVKKNLVRQLRDERRSGQARTIEHRLDQFLFTYRNTPCSTTGL comes from the exons ATGGCCAAGATGTGGGAATTCGACGCATTCCTGGAGGACGGCGATAAAGACTTTGCTTCGTACGTGGAAAGATTCGAGCACTACTGCGAAGTAGCCAACGTACAAGAGGAGAAGCTTAAGAAGTCGGCCTTCATAATGGCCATTGGCAAGAATGCGTACAAAACGCTCAAGGATTTGCTTCTACCGGCGACCCCTGCGGAGAAGAGTCTCGAAGACCTGGTCAAGGTACTGAGTGACCATTACGAGCCTGCAAGCCGAATCATCGCAGAGCGATTCAGATTCAACAGGCGGTACCAAGCGGAAGGTGAGACAGTAGCGACGTTTGCAGTTGCACTGAAGCACTTGGCCGCTAAATGCAAGTACGGCACATTCCTTGACGATGCACTACGCGACCGGTTCGTCGCTGGACTGCGAAACCCTGCCATTCAGACGGGTCTACTAAAAAAGAAGGAGCTGTCGTTTGAATCTGCTTGCGACTTTGCCAAAAGCGTTGAAATGGCGGAACAGGAGTCAAGGGGGTTTCGACCTGGCAGTGGAACGGAAGCCGATGTCCATGCGATAAGGAAGACAGGCAGGAAAGCGGCATTTGCGGGCAAGCCAGGCAAGCAATACGAGGCAACCAAGACAAAGTGTCACCGTTGCGGGCAAGAGCATGACGCTAGTTCTTGTCGTTATCGGAAAGCAAGGTGCTACAGCTGCAAACGCACGGGTCACTTGGCTCGAGTATGCGGACAACGCCCACCGGGTGCGGGAAAAATTCACGCCGTTGCCGACCAGCAAGAAGATAATGAGATGATGCTCTACGCCGTACATCACGCCGGCCTTGCGAAGCAGCCGTATCAGGTAGAACTTATGCTCGGAAGGAAGCGCGTGCAGATGCAAGTAGACACAGGAGCCGCTGTTTCTCTGATATCGGAAGACCTGTGGAAGCAGCTAGTGAATCCTCCCCCGCTCACACCGTCTACGGTTAAGCTGAAGACTTACGGAGGAGCACCGCTGGAAGTGAAGGGGCAAGCCGAGGTTCCGGTCGAGTACAACGGACAGCGCAAGATTCTACCAGTAGTTGTGGTGCCAGGAAACAAGCCAGCGCTACTTGGACGCGATTGGATTGAGAACCTAGACGTCGACTTGAATGGCATTCACACGGTGCAAGCGGAGCTTACGGCTGACAACCTTGTGAAAAG GTGCCGACTACAACGAATGCCTGGCACGTGTAGAAGCAGTCCTGCAGCGCTTCGAGAAGCACGGCGTCAAA TTTTCCTCAGATCCAATGCTGTGCAACACGTCAAGACACCTCCGTACCATCCGGCTTCGAATggcgcagcagagaggctcgtcCAGACGGTAAAGAAGAACTTGGTACGCCAACTGCGAGACGAGAGACGCTCGGGGCAAGCCCGAACCATTGAACACCGGCTGGACCAGTTCCTCTTCACATACCGCAACACGCCATGCTCCACGACTG gcctgtga